The Bacillota bacterium genome includes the window CCCGACCACCGGCCAGCCGGACTTCTCCTCGGCCGATGTGATCACCGCGGTCAACGGGCAGAAGGTGACCTCGGCCACGGAGCTCTCGGCGCTCCTGGACAAGGTGGGCGTGGGCAATACCGCCACCCTGACCGTCGTCCGCGGCGGGCGGAGCCTCCAGCTCCCCGTCCGCCTGGCGGCCTGGCCGGCCAACCTGGGCGGCTGAGCGAGGGGGGCGGGCTCCGGCCCGCCCCTCGCCCCGCCCTGCGGATCGGCCGCGGAGGGGCCCGCCCCCGCCCCCGGGGCTCCGCCCGGCCCGCATCTACTCCTCGGGCCAGCGCCAGGAAGCGCTCCAGCGCGGCGGCCGCTTCTCGGCGAAGGCGCGAGGCCCCTCCACGGCGTCCGCGCTCCGGTAGACCGTCCGATAGAGGGCGGCCGCGCGCTCCAGACCCCTCTCCAACCCGAGGCTCATGGCCTCGCGGAGCGAGCGCTTGGCCGCGAGGACGCTGAGCGGCGCGTTGGCCGCGATCCGCTCCGCCATCCGGAGCGCCTCGTCGAGGAGGCGCGGGAGCGGCACCAGCCGGTTGAGGAAGCCGAGCTGGTAGAGGCGTTCCGCCGGCAGGGTCTCGCCGGTCAGCGTCAGCTCCAGCGCCACCCCCAGCGGGAGCTCCCAGAGGAGCGGGACCGCCCAGGGCGAGCCGCGCCCCACCTTGGCCTCGGCGATGGCGAAGGTGGCCCCGTCGGCGGCCAGCCGCAGGTCGGCGTTCTGCGCCAGGAGGAATCCCCCGCCGGCAGCCACGCCGTTGACCGCGGCGATGATCGGCTTCCGCACCTCCAGCATGCGGCGCATGGTCGGATCGCGGACCAGGGCCAGCAGGTCCCGGCCACGGGCGCTCAGCTCCGCCTGCTCCTTCAGGTCCATGCCGGCGCAGAAGGCGCGGTCACCGGCCCCGGTCAGCACCACGACGCGGACGCGGTCGTCCCGGTCGACTTCCTCCCAGAAGTCGGTCAGGCGGTTCCAGAGCTCGCTGGAAAGGGCGTTCCGCCGCTCGGGGCGGTCCAGGGTGAGGAGCGCCACGCCCCGCTCGACCTCGATGCGGAGCGGCTCAGCCATCCTCCGGCACCCCCGCCTGCGGCGCTTCGCCCTCCCGCGCCTCCACGTCCGGCACCTCCACCTCCAGCCGGAGGAGCGCGTTGCAGAGCGACTTGCCGGTCTGGTCGAAGCGGAGCGTCCGCGTGGCGCCGCCACCCAGCGCGCGGCGCATGACCACGTTGAGCGCCCGGATGTTGGGCAGCTCGTAGACCTCCACCTCGCCCTGGACGACCCCCTTCATCAGCGCCTTGACGCGCTCCGGCGTCACCTCGCGGCGGAGGATCGCGTAGGCGGAGTCGTCGAAGGCGAGCAGCCCCACGTTGGAGATGTCGCCCTTGTCGCCCGAGCGGGCGTAGCAGAGGTCGACCAGCCGCTTCCTCGCCACCGCTCATGCCTCCTTCGACCGTTGCCGGGACCGTGCCGACGTGCTGCCGGCCGGCGCCGCGGTGCCTAGGCGTCGAGGGTGCGGACGCGCACCTCGACCGCCTCGCGCGGCACCAGGGTC containing:
- a CDS encoding enoyl-CoA hydratase-related protein; this translates as MAEPLRIEVERGVALLTLDRPERRNALSSELWNRLTDFWEEVDRDDRVRVVVLTGAGDRAFCAGMDLKEQAELSARGRDLLALVRDPTMRRMLEVRKPIIAAVNGVAAGGGFLLAQNADLRLAADGATFAIAEAKVGRGSPWAVPLLWELPLGVALELTLTGETLPAERLYQLGFLNRLVPLPRLLDEALRMAERIAANAPLSVLAAKRSLREAMSLGLERGLERAAALYRTVYRSADAVEGPRAFAEKRPPRWSASWRWPEE